A segment of the Odoribacter splanchnicus DSM 20712 genome:
TAATGGCAAGTCATCAGCTTACCGGATTCATCGTGTAGGTGCATGCCATTTCCTTCGCAATAACGGAACAGGTTGCAATCGGCACATTCGCCCTGACGGGCCCATTCCCGGTTCCGGAATTTTTCGAAGCGGTTGTTCCACACTTCCATAAAATCATCCTGGTAAATATTCCCTTGGTCGTAGTTGGCCCGGATACTGGGACAACCCGATATCGCTCCGTTAATGCGGATAGATCCGACAGAAATTCCGGCATGGCAACGATAAAATTGGTCACGGACTTCAGCTTCATAAGGACCTAAAAAACCTTCACAAGCGAAATTGACGTGAATACGACCTTCTTGCCGGGTTTGACGGATAAAATCCAATACTTTTTTGAATTGGGAAGAAGATAGTTGTAATTCAGGCACTTGTGCTGCTCTGCCTGCGGGAAAGATGGTAAAGATACGCCATTGTCCGACTCCTAGTTCGATCAAATATTCTTTGAAAACGGGGAGAGTATCGATGTTTTGTTGATTGATACAACTGACGACATCCCATACGATTTCTTTTTCCCGGCTCAGCATTCCGATAGCCTGACTGGCCCGGCGAAAGCTTTCCGGATGTCGGCGTAACCAGTTGTGGGCATCTTCCGGTCCGTCCAGACTTACGGTAATGCTGTGCAGGCCTGCTTGTAAAAGTCTGTCCAGCCTCTGACGGGATAATAACAAACCGTTGGTTACCAATCCCCAGGGGTATTCCCGGCGATAACATGCCCGGCCACACTCTTCCAGATCTTTGCGCATCAGAGGTTCTCCACCCGTGAAAATGATAAAAACCCGGTGGGGATCGACCTGTGGAGTGATGTTGTCCAAAGCCTTTAAGAAGTCTTCTTTTGGCATATCGGGTTGCCCGGAAATCGCTTTGCAATCACTGCCACAATGCCGGCAAGCGAGATTACAGCGAAGGGTACATTCCCAAAAAAGAGTATGTAATTCGTGTTTTTGCCGGATCAGCTGTTCTTTTTGTCGGAAGAGTTCCAGGCCCAGGCGTTTCCGGAGGCTGATGGAATTATTCATGATCTTCTTCTTTTTGAGGAGTCAGTATGATTTTTACTTCTTGTGTTGTATTTCCCCTATTCCAGCCTTCACCTCCCTGTAAATCTTTACGAAGGAAGGTTACTTTCAGAGAATCGGCCTGGTAGTACGGATTATTTTCGTCGGGGTTGATTTTTAAATTATACTTCACCGTATCGATCGGGAACGCTGCTTGCCGGGTTTCGAATTCTCCTTCTTTTCCGGAGTATAACGTATCGTTGACCGGGTGGCTTCCATAGGGGGTATCGGGGATAAAATCAGGACGGGGTTCGTAACTGAATTCCATATCGGACACGATAATCTGAATATCGGATAGCGCCTGACCTGCCTGATCGGTGACTTTTCCTTTGATGGTATAGGAAGCTGTCGGCGTACCGTACATACATATGATGTTACCGGGATCGTCCCCGTTATCCTCACAGGAGGAGAAACCTAAAAATCCTAATAAAGTAGTCAATATCCAGTTCAGGCTACGATTCCAGCGATAATGTAATGTTTTCATGGTTTGTTTTTTTATGATTAAACTGTTTAAATGCCTTGATTTTCTTGAGGTCGGCCTTTCCGGACAGGTTGACGGTGAGAAATCGAAGGTCTTTCATATAATGAGTTGTATTTAAAAGTTCAAACGGAATCCGATTTGCCCCGTGAGGTTGAAAAACTGTTCCGAGCGAATCGTTTGTATTTCACTGGCCGGGGTCAGATTCCATAAAAATCCTCCTTCTGCATAGACCGATACATGGCGAATAATGGGGTAGGCAATACCTATTCGTGTGTTCGCTGACCAAAGCGTACCCGGTATTCGTCGACGCTGACTTTTATAGGCCGAATAGATTTTGCCTGAAAGATTAACTTCACAGACAATACCGGCAGACCAATAACAGTAGAAACGTTCCCAATGGGTCAGGCGATAACTGAAAGATGCCGGGATTCCCAGCATGTGCAATCTTTGACGCAATACATCGTAATCCGAACTTTCATATCGCCACTGGTTGCGTAAATAGCTATAGGTAAGTCCGGTATTGAAACTCCAACGGTCCGACAACGTGCGGGATATACTTATTCCGAAAGAGATGGGAGAGCTATGCTTCACTTTATCCGGTTTCAGATCGGATAACAGGGTGCGTGTCGAAATAGGGGATGTTCCGGCCTTCGTCAGAGGAGGTTTGGGGGTATTCCCCTGAAGATGATCGTTACAGGCATAATCGGGATAGCCGGCGGAGTTGCTGGAAATACCGGCTATATTAAAATTACCTCCTCCCATGCCCAAATGCCATTTCCGTGAGGCCTTTCGGACTTTTACCGGTTCGGTTTTCGTGTTGCGGACGATCAGTACCGGTGAAAAATCTGTTTCCAGAGCTTTACTTGCAATGACTATAGGTAATATTTTAGTTTCTTGACTTTTATATTTATCCGTTGAAATCGTTTTTCCAGTTGTGTAGATAGGTTTTCGAGTGAGAACAGGGAGGAGTGAATCGGCTATTTGATCCGTCGTAACTGTTCCGGTAAGCTGTGGTATTTGTATATGATCCACAATAAAAGGTTGTATTCTGTTTCGGACTATTTCTGTCGTAGTTTCCGGGATAAGACGATCGTATAAGAGTCCGCCTCCCACGAGTAAAAGGAGGGTTACGATAGCTGCCGTCCGGCGTATGGATCTGGTGGAAAACCGGGTAGGTCGTAGAGGAAGAAAACCAGCGAGGGTTTTCCATTGTTCTGAATCCGGTTCACATTCCCAATTATGCAACCGTTCCCGGAACAATTCTTCAAATCGGTCTCTTCTATCCATAGTCAATATAAATTTTTTATCATTTGTTGTAAAGTATAACGTGCCCTGGCATATTGTGATCGGGAAGTACCTTCTGTGATTCGGAGCATAGCTCCGATTTCCTTGTGTGAGAATCCTTCGATCGCAAACAGGTTGAAAATCGTTTGATATCCCGGAGGTAAACGATGAATTAAATCCAGCATTTCCTGGGCCGATATTTCTTCTAAAGCATTGGGAAAAGAAGTTTCCTGTTCTGTCTCCTCAGTGGGGAAGGTCAGAGGGAAAACTTTGGATCTACGGATTTTTTCCAGGGCACAATTAATAAAAATTTTCCGCATCCACCCCTCGAAACTCCCATTTCCGCTATATTCGTTCAGATTCGTAAATACCTTTATAAAACCTTCCTGTAACAGATCGTGTGCCATATCCCGGTTGCGGGAATAGCGCATACATACGCCCATCATTTTAGCGGCGTATCGTCGGTATAGTTCTCCCTGAGCTTTCCGCTTTCCTTTAAGGCATTCCTGAATCAGTAACACTTCATCCATTCACGTGATTTCTTTTTTCGTCAATAAGATGCATGGGAGAAACAAAACGTTGCATAAGAACAAAAAAAAATCTTGTTGTAAAATACATCGTTCTCCGGTTTTCCTCGTATTAATTTCGAGAGTGGAAAGAAATATAGATAATTTTATCCTATATTTGTGCTAGGTTGTTTGTTAATTTTGGGTCTTATTTGATATTTTTGTCGCTACTTTTTATAGTTATCGCTATGATGTTAAATATCAAGGAAAATATAGAAGAGATTGTGAAAACGTTACCGGAAGGGGTCAGGCTGATTGCCGTATCGAAGACGAAACCGGTGGAGTATATTGAAGAAGCTTATGCAGGGGGACAGCGTGCTTTCGGTGAAAACCGGCCACAGGAAATGGCTGCTAAATACCGGCAACTGCCCAAGGATATTGAATGGCATATGATCGGACAGCTACAAGAGAAGAATGTAAAATACATTGCTTCTTTTGTGAAATTGATTCATTCCGTGGATAGCCTGAAATTATTGCAAAAAATCGATCGTGAAGCGTTGAAAAACGAACGTATGATCGATTGTCTGCTGGAATTTCATATTGCTGAAGAAGAGACTAAATCCGGTCTGAACTGGGAGGAGGCGTGCAGGCTGCTTGAAAGTGATGAGTTTAAAGTGTTGGAGCATATCCGGATTGTCGGGGTCATGGGGATCGCAACCTATACCGAAGACCGTGAACAGATCCGAAAGGAATTCCGGGAACTTCACCGGATATTCGGGTTGTTGAAAGCGACGTATTTCCAGGAGGAAGAAAGTTTTAAGGAATTGTCCATGGGGATGTCCGGGGATTATCCGATCGCTGTTGAAGAAGGAAGTACGATGGTGAGGGTGGGAAGTGCGGTTTTTGGAGCCAGAGATTATAACAATAAATAATAAACGATAGAGATTATGGTAAATTTGAAGACAAAATTTATCGGATTGGAATTGAAGAGTCCGATTATTGCCGGGAGCTGTGGCTTGACTTCCGAGGTCAGTAAGATTGAAGAAATTGCTTTAAGCGGGGCCGGAGCTATAGTGTTGAAATCCATATTTGAAGAACAAATAAATATGGATGCATCTAAAGCATTGACCGATAATAGTTATCCTGAAAGTGCCGATTATATCCAGAACTATATTCGGGCTAATACTGTCCAGCAACATATCGATTTGGTGAAAGCAGTGAAAAATAAAGTGAATATCCCTGTTATCGCCAGTATCAATTGCTTACGGGACGGGGAATGGATTAGTTTTGCCAGTGAACTGGAAAAAGCCGGTGCCGATGCGCTCGAGTTGAATGCCTTTATCCTGCCGATGGATGAGTTTGCTGAGAGTGTGGAGGTTGAAAACATGTATTTCGACATCGTTAAACATGTGAAAAAGGTGGTTAAAATTCCGGTAATTGTCAAGATCAGCCATTATTTTACGAATTTGCCGGCTTTTGTGAGTAAGCTGAAAGCTTATGGTGCGGATGCCGTTACTATTTTCAATCGCTTTTACGAACCAGATATCGATATCGAACGGATAGCTGTCGGAGCGGCTTCTGTGTTCAGTATGCCGGCCGATTTGAGGACAACTTTGCGCTGGACCGGAATTCTGTCGGGGAAAGATAAACTTTTGCAACTTTCTTCTTCAACAGGTGTTCATAATGGAGAAGCTGTTGTGAAGCTTTTACTGGCGGGGGCGACTACTGTGCAGGTATGTTCGGCTATGTATGAACAGGGAATCGGTACGATCCGTACGATGAATCATTTTTTGAATAGCTGGATGGATAAAAAAGGCTTTGAGTCGATAGATGAATTCCGGGGAAGATTATCCTATGCCGATGCAGGTAATGCTGCCCGCTATGAGAGAGCACAGTTTATGAAATATTTTAGTGATCATAAATAAATTTCGATGTTACAAAATATGAAGTGTGTACTAGGGTTGTTTATGCTCTGTCTGTTAGCTTGTACGGAGAATAAATATGCAGGTATTCCTGAGAAATATCATGCCTTGTTGGATCAGGCATTGGTAAAAGCCGGGGATAATGCAACCGAATTGACAGCGGCATTGAAAAATGCTCCTGATAACCAAAAGGAAGGGATGGCTTTCCTGATTGCTTATATGCCGGAAAGAGATTTAAAGGAATTGACAGCGGATTTTTTATTGGAGAATACAGCCTATGCTTATCAGGCTCGTGAAAAATACGTTTGGGCCAGAGAGATTCCCGATACTGTTTTTCTGAATGATGTACTGCCTTATGTCAGCCTGAATGAAACCCGTGAAGGGTGGAGAAAGGAATTTTACGAACGTTTCGGGAAGTATGTACAGCATTGTAAGACGATTTTTGAAGCCATCGATTCGGTCAACCGGAATGTCCGGGATGAAGTATTGGTCGATTATAATACCAAACGTGAAAAACCGGATCAGAGTCCGTTCGAATCCATGCGGCAGCATATGGCTTCCTGTACCGGATTATCGATCTTGCTGACGGATGCTTTCCGGGCTGTCGGAATTCCTTCACGGGTGGCCGGTACTCCCAATTGGCACGACGAACGGGGCAATCATAACTGGACCGAGGTTTGGGCAGACGGAAACTGGTATTTTACGGAATTTTATTTTCCCGGTCAACTGAACAATGCCTGGTTTTTTGCCGATGCCGGGAAAGCGGTAAAAAACGATCAGCAGAAAGCTATTTATGCTTCTTCGTTTAAACCGACCGGAACCTATTTCCCTTTGGTATGGGATGAGAATATTCGTTATGTACCTGCTGCGAATGTAACTGATTTCTATACCGATCTATATAAATCGCATCTGGAAACGATCTCTGCGGATGGTAACCATGTTCCGTTGAGAATTATGATGTTTACAGATAATGCCTGTGTACAGAACTCGGAGGACCGGGTGGCTGCCAATCTGGATATTTTTTGCGGTAAATTGCAAATGGGAGGCGGGCGTACTGCCGGACCGACTCAGGATATGAATGATGTGCTCACCTTTATGTTAGAGAAAAATCAAACCTATACGGTGAAATATGCAAATGAAGCCGGAAAGATGAAGGAAGTGGAGGTAAAACTGGGCGAACAACCTGTCGAACTGAAGTTATATATGAAATAATACTTGAGAAAAGGGGAGAAAAGGGGCTTGGAAACAAGTCCCTTTTTTAGTTTATAAAGTTCATGGTTTGGAAACTGCCTTTCAACAGATCGATCAGCAGTAATTTGCCGGAAAGAGTATCCTGGCTTCCCAGGATAAGCTTGATGGCTTCATTAGCCTGGATCGAACCGACGACTCCCGGTAATGCGCCGATGACGCCTTGTGGTTGCTGAAACTCAGCGATAGCATCATGGTATTCGTAAAGGTCACGGTAAGTAGGACCTCCCTGGTAATTAAAAACGGAAACCTGACCTTTAAACTCACAAATACTTCCATAAACGAACGGTTTACCGTATCGGACGCAGGCTTCGTCGATCAGGTAACGGGAAGGCAGATTATCGGTTGCGTCTATTACCAGATCGTATTCAGCGATGATAAAAGTGTTTTCCGAAGTCAGCCGCTGAGCGTAGGGTACAATAGTTGTATAGGGATTTAAAGCCTGAAGCTTCCGGGCAGCGACTTCGACCTTCAGGGCTCCTAAACATTGGGTATCGTAGAGAATCTGACGTTGAAGATTACTCTCCGAGACTATATCATTGTCGAGTATACCGATCCGGCCGATTCCGGCAGCAGTCAAATAGAGTAAGACGGGGGAACCTAATCCGCCGGCTCCTACAACCAATACTTTCGCCCGTTTCAATTTTTCTTGTCCAGGCTCTCCGATTTCTTCCAAAATCAAATGCCTGGCATAGCGTTCTTTTTCTCCCATAGTCGATTATTTATCTGGTATTGGGGATGTAATTCCGGTTGAATTACATCCATCCGTCCCAGTCTTTCCATACCGGTTCGTATCCTTTTTGACGTATACTGTCGGCAACTTCCTCAGGAGTGCGTTCGTCACTGATGTGGAATTGTTCCAGAGCCTGAGGATAAGTGAAATACCCTCCGGGTTCGGTTTTCGATCCGGCACTCAGGGAAGTAATACCCAAAGGGAGCATATTATTGCGGAACTCGGCCCCTTCCCGGGTAGAAATCGAGATATCGACATCATGGTCGAATATACGGAAAGCGAAGATCAATTGGGCCAAGGCACGGTCCTCCAGGATAACATTAGGCTGGAAATGGCCTTCCGAAGGACGCATCCGTGGAAAATTGACGCTGTATTTGGTTTGCCAGTAATGTTTTTGCAGGTAACGCAGGTGGCGGGCCATCATAGTTACATCCGTACGCCATTCCTCCAGACCGATTAAAACTCCCAAACCGATTTTGTGTACATGGGCTTGCCCCATACGGTCGAAACCGTTGACCCGCCAGTCGAATTTGGATTTCATGCCTTTCGGATGATAAACGTTATAGCGTGCCCGGTTATAGGTCTCCTGAAAACAAACCACTCCATTTAATCCTGAATGCGTAAGACGTTTATAATCTTCTGCTTTCAGAGGCATTACTTCAATAGAAAGGTTAGCAAAAAGAGGATGGGCCAACTGCAATGCGCGTTCCAGATAGTCGACACCGGCCTCCTTCGGATTCTCCCCTGTAACGATCAATAAATTTTCAAAATTTCCCAGTTTTTTGATAGCATGCAATTCATTGAGAATCTCTTCCTCATTGAGGATGACCCGTTTGAGGGGATTGTTGTGATTGAATCCGCAATAGACACAGAAATTTGTACACGAATTAGTGATATACAAGGGGATATACATCGATATGGTTTTCCCGAATCTTTGTAAGGTATATTTTTGGCTTAATGCGGCCATCGGTTCCAGGTATTTCTCTGCAGCCGGAGAAATCAGGGCCATAAAATCGTCGATGGCCAACTGGCTTTTACTTAAAGCCAGTTCTACATCGGCGGCTGTTTTAGAGTAGATTTCCCGGGTCGTTTCTTCCCAGGAATATTTTTCAAGTTCTTCCGAAAACATATTATTAAAATTAAATCGGATTGTCTGTTTATTTCAAGAAAGCGGTCAGAGGACTGCTTGCTTCGGCAGCGATACTTTTTCCGGCTAGTCCGGCCTCATAAGCCATCCGTCCGGCTTCGACGGCTACCTTAAAAGCTTTGGCCATTTCCACCGGATTGCCTGCGACGGCTATCGCTGTGTTTACAAGTACTGCATCTGCTCCTAATTCCATCGCTTCTGCAGCATGGCTGGGAGCACCGATACCGGCATCTACGACTACCGGAATATTGCTTTGTTCGATGATGATACGTAAAAATTCACGGGTTTGTAACCCCTGATTCGTACCGATAGGTGCTCCTAAAGGCATCACCGTTGCGGCTCCGGCATCTTCCAGACGTTTACACAATACCGGGTCGGCCTGACAGTAAGGAAGTACAATAAACCCCAGCTTAGCCAGTTCTTCGGTGGCTTTCAGGGTTTCTACCGGATCGGGCAGCAGATAGCGGGGATCGGGATGAATTTCCAGTTTCAGCCAGTTGGTACCGAAAGCTTCCCGGGATAATTGAGCGGCAAAAATGGCTTCCTTGGCATCCCGTACGCCGGAGGTGTTGGGTAATAATTGTACACCTGGACGGAGAATGTGCTTTAACATATCGTCGTTCTTATCTTCCATCCGGATCCGTTTCATGGCTACGGTAACCAATTGACTTTCAGAAGCGATTATCGCTTCTTCCATCACTTGATTGGAAGAGAATTTTCCGGTTCCGGTGAATAAGCGGGAAGTAAAGGTTTTATCTGCAATTTTGAGTGTTTCCATGGTTTATGAATTTAATAAATTTAATATTTTTATTGTTTGCCTTTTTAGGTCAGGACTATTTTTGATCAGGCCCGATAAAGCGATTCCCTGAATACCTGTTTGCATTAGCGGCGGAATATCGGTTTCCGTTATTCCGCCGATAGCGAAGACCGGAATCGAAATCTTATTTTCCTGCATTCGGCCCAATAGAAACCGGTAACCTTCCAATCCGAGGACCGGACTGAGTTTCTCTTTCGTTGTGGTAAAAGCATAAGGCCCCAGACCGATATAGTCGACCTGCTGTTTTTGCCGGAGCAGGATGTCATCCCAGGTGTTACAAGTGGCACCGACGATCTTACCGGGGCCCAGTATCCGCCTGGCTTCCCATGGATCCATATCCTCTTTGCCCAGGTGCACACCGTCGGCTTCCAGTAAACGGGCGACGTCGACCCGATCGTTGATAATAAAGAGTGCCCGGTGACGCCGGCAAATCTCTTTTACCTTTCTCCCTTCACAGAGCATTTCGGCGAGGGAGGCTCCTTTCATACGGAGTTGAATCCAGCGCATTCCTCCCTGACAGACCGCTTCAACCTGCTCGCAGAGGGTCATCCCTTCTTTGGGAGCGGTGATATACTGCAAAGACAATTCACCGAGCCAGGGCTTTGAGTCGGGAGTATATTTTCCAATGCAATGATAACCTAACAGGCTGTTGTTGCTTTCGATAAAGCGGGATACATAGAGCTGTGCTTTATTACAGGAAGTAGCTAGGGCATCTCCTTGAGCCAGGGCTGACAGGAGGGCCGACGATAGGGTACAACCGGTTCCGTGTTTGGTGTACCGACTACGGGGAACCGAGAAATTAGTCGTCCGGTCGGGTTGGAATAAGACGTCGGTAGCATCCACTCCAGCGTTGTGTCCTCCTTTCCAGAGGATATTCAGGTGGTGATCCCGACAGACGATTTGTAACCGATCGGGAGTGATTCCTTCTCCGAATAATCGGTAAAGTTCGTCCGTATTCGGGGTGATAAGATAAACACGGTCAAGGATGCGTTTTAGTCTTTCCTGATCTTCGGGGGTATACCGGTGAAATGAAAAACCGGCACTGGCTTTCAGGATAGGGTCCCAGATTATTTTGAGTCGTTTGTCCTGATCGAGCAAATAATCCAATAACCGGTCCAGGATTTCGAAACTTTCGATCAGTCCGATTTTCAGAAATTCGACATTGTACTTTTGCAATAATAAATCACATTGTTTTTTGATATCCTCCCAGGCGGTCCAATGTACTCCGGTAAAAGTGTCTTCATTTTGAAAAGTCAGAGCCGAACAAACGCCCAATCCATAACTTCCCGTGGCTTCGAAAGTTTTCAAATCGGCACCGATTCCTGCACCCGAGGAGGGATCGAACCCTGCGATACTGAGTACGAATGGAGTTTTCAGGCGGATGTATCTTTCGATAGCTTCATCGGGATTATTCCAAAGGTACCCTAAAACGGCGATTCCTTCGAAACCGGCTCGGCGGCATAAGCCGGTTTTATCAGGCTCGAGGCCTCCCAAGGCGATCACAGGACAATCGATGTCCGATAAGTCCGGTAATTGCCCGAATCGGCTCCGGTATCCCGTTTTGGAGATACTATCGAAAATAGGACTCAGAAAACAATAGGCAGGACGGAAAGGAAGTTGCCGGATTTCATCCACACGGTGACAAGAGATACTCACGGCATATTGCTGAATATAGTAGATATATTCATTCGCTTGTGGATACTTTAAATGTATTCCGTGCAACCGATATTTTTTCACTAATTCATAATGCTCGTGAAGTACGATCCTGTTCCGGTAGACAGGGAAAATCTGCCGGATAAATCTTTCATACACTTCGGCTGAAGCACCCGGTTTTCTTAAATGCAGGTACTTCAGGCCGTGTGTAAAGAGATGATTACAAATGGCTGCTTCGTCTTTGACCGGAGTGGGTGAAGTAATGACGATTATTTTCATAAATAACTGTTTCGCGGCTCGAGACCTTTATTATTTATTTTCCTGGCTGATTTTTTCCCTTAGTTTTTTACTGGCCCGCATGGAGCAGAAATGTTCACCGCACATGGAACAGAAATGTGCCTCCTTGTGGCCTTCGTCCGGTAGGGTTTCATCGTGGAATTTTATCGCTTTTTCCGAATCGAGTGCCAGGTGAAACTGATCTTTCCAGCGGAATTCGAAGCGGGCTTTACTCATGGCATAATCCCGGAAATAAGCGGCCGGATGGCCTTTAGCTAAATCGGCTGCATGGGCTGCCAGTTTGAACGTGATCACTCCTTCTTTAACATCGTCACGGTTCGGTAAGCCGAGATGTTCTTTTTGAGTAACATAACACAACATAGCGGTACCGAACCAGCCGATCATCGCTCCGCCGATAGCTGAAGTGATGTGATCGTAACCGGGAGCGATATCGGTTACCAGCGGTCCCAGGGTATAGAAGGGAGCTTCCCGGCAGTATTTCAATTGCAGGTCCATATTTTCCTTGATCTTTTGCATGGGTACATGTCCCGGACCTTCGATGATCGCCTGTACATTGTATTTCCAGGCAGTTTGGCAGAGTTCGCCCAGTGTCTTCAATTCTTCGATCTGAGCCGTGTCGTTGGCATCGGCGATACAACCGGGACGCAGGCCGTCTCCCAAGGAAATACCGACATCATATTTAGCCAGAATCTGGCAGATCTCTTCGAAATGTTCGTAAATGAAGCTTTCCTGTTTGTGGGTCGTACACCAATGTGCCATGATCGAACCTCCCCGGGAAACAATGCCGGTAAGGCGTTTCAAGGTCAGAGGCACATGTTTCCAACGCAAGCCGGCGTGAATGGTAAAATAGTCTACTCCTTGTTCGGCTTGTTCGATCAGGGTATCCCGGAAAATCTCCCAATTGAGTTTTTCAACATTCCCGCCGACTTTCTCCAGGGTCTGGTATAAAGGAACCGTACCTACGGGTACCGGTGAATTGCGGATAATCCATTCCCTGGTTTCGTGTATATTCTTTCCGGTCGACAGGTCCATGATCGTATCGGCTCCCCAGCGGAATGCCCATACTGCTTTTTCGACTTCCTCGGCAATCGAAGAAGTTACCGGCGAATTACCGATATTGGCATTGATTTTTACCAGAAAGTTCCGGCCGATAATCATCGGCTCGCATTCCGGATGATTGATGTTGGCCGGAATAATGGCCCTGCCGGCAGCCACTTCCTGCCGGACAAATTCGGGAGTGATATAATCGGGAATATGAGCACCGAACGATTCGCCTTTTTCTTTTTTATATTTTTCCCGGATTCGGTCTGCCAATTGATTTTCCCGGATAGCGATATACT
Coding sequences within it:
- a CDS encoding thiamine phosphate synthase, encoding MKIIVITSPTPVKDEAAICNHLFTHGLKYLHLRKPGASAEVYERFIRQIFPVYRNRIVLHEHYELVKKYRLHGIHLKYPQANEYIYYIQQYAVSISCHRVDEIRQLPFRPAYCFLSPIFDSISKTGYRSRFGQLPDLSDIDCPVIALGGLEPDKTGLCRRAGFEGIAVLGYLWNNPDEAIERYIRLKTPFVLSIAGFDPSSGAGIGADLKTFEATGSYGLGVCSALTFQNEDTFTGVHWTAWEDIKKQCDLLLQKYNVEFLKIGLIESFEILDRLLDYLLDQDKRLKIIWDPILKASAGFSFHRYTPEDQERLKRILDRVYLITPNTDELYRLFGEGITPDRLQIVCRDHHLNILWKGGHNAGVDATDVLFQPDRTTNFSVPRSRYTKHGTGCTLSSALLSALAQGDALATSCNKAQLYVSRFIESNNSLLGYHCIGKYTPDSKPWLGELSLQYITAPKEGMTLCEQVEAVCQGGMRWIQLRMKGASLAEMLCEGRKVKEICRRHRALFIINDRVDVARLLEADGVHLGKEDMDPWEARRILGPGKIVGATCNTWDDILLRQKQQVDYIGLGPYAFTTTKEKLSPVLGLEGYRFLLGRMQENKISIPVFAIGGITETDIPPLMQTGIQGIALSGLIKNSPDLKRQTIKILNLLNS
- the thiC gene encoding phosphomethylpyrimidine synthase ThiC, which gives rise to MENFEITSGPLPGSEKIYVTGSRSDIRVPMRKIKLSPTVDLDGSKIENEDVVVYDTSGPYTDTNYTVDLQKGLPKLRENWIEERQDTVKLEGLSSEYGRMRQEDKSLDSLRFEHVNTHPRIAREGAQVSQLYYARQGIITPEMEYIAIRENQLADRIREKYKKEKGESFGAHIPDYITPEFVRQEVAAGRAIIPANINHPECEPMIIGRNFLVKINANIGNSPVTSSIAEEVEKAVWAFRWGADTIMDLSTGKNIHETREWIIRNSPVPVGTVPLYQTLEKVGGNVEKLNWEIFRDTLIEQAEQGVDYFTIHAGLRWKHVPLTLKRLTGIVSRGGSIMAHWCTTHKQESFIYEHFEEICQILAKYDVGISLGDGLRPGCIADANDTAQIEELKTLGELCQTAWKYNVQAIIEGPGHVPMQKIKENMDLQLKYCREAPFYTLGPLVTDIAPGYDHITSAIGGAMIGWFGTAMLCYVTQKEHLGLPNRDDVKEGVITFKLAAHAADLAKGHPAAYFRDYAMSKARFEFRWKDQFHLALDSEKAIKFHDETLPDEGHKEAHFCSMCGEHFCSMRASKKLREKISQENK